In the genome of Arachis stenosperma cultivar V10309 chromosome 2, arast.V10309.gnm1.PFL2, whole genome shotgun sequence, the window tgtcagtgtatttatagtggtgatctaataaccaccgttggaatagttccaccttttaaggtggataaccgtccctttatttTAGGGAAGTTGAGATATGGCTCCTGGgagtgggttgagagattttaggggcagttattTATTTGAATAAGGGTTATCTGCTAGCTAACCTTTGACCCCGACTTCCTTAAAGTGGAGTTTGTGTCGAATCCGACCTCTTCTGAAGAGGTCGATGAGTAGCAAAGGCCAAtctttggattgggccttttTGGCTCATTTGGACCTGAGCCTTAAtgttgggccagggtatgaacacttaCCAATCTTACCTTTCACGGCATCCGACCCAAAATTCATTCATTCATCTCATCAACTCATTAATTCatcaattcaatttcaatcaCCAAACTCATATCCCATTCTCATACAATTTACAAACAACCAATCACCAAAACAAACTCAAATCCATCAACAATTTAACAATTACACATTTTAAGTTCATCCAGTAATACAATTCAATCCTATTCCTAGGACAACTAGCCTAGGACTTCATGTCACATTACATGGtatttaaatgaaacttaaatcaTACCTTGACTAATTCCTCCCAAGCTAAAAATCACCAAAGACTCCTTTTTTCACAAGCTTCCAAGTTTAGCCACCAAAGCCCAATATCAAGCACTCCAAATCACGAACTCAACTCCAAATCAACATATATTCAATCTAAATTCATACATTGTACTGAAATCAACTCTAGGGTTTATTAAATTCAACTAACTACAAGGGTTTAGTAATTTTTTACCTTCTCTCACCAAGGCTTGGAGTAAAACCCACCAATAGCTCATACTATAACACTcctaaataaccaaaatcacaagatttcctCAAAACCAAAACTAAAACACGAATTGAAAGGGAAAAATGAAGCTGAGCAAAGGACTTTGAGACACTTACCACAATACCTAAATAGAATTGAAGAGCTCACGAGAGCTTTGCATGGtagcaaacggctcgtcaatcggagctccgaataaaaaattatgatggAAGGAAGAAGGTGAATAGTGCTCATTTCTCCTCTTCTCTCCTAGGGCACAATGTGTGTGTTTTCCGAAACGGGGGAGTGTGTGTGTTGAAAGGGGGGTAGAGTAAGGGTATAAGTGAATGGACCTTGGGTCCAATTGCAGCCCAAGTCTGTTTGCTCTGGctcataataaatttttatacgCACAGTACTGGACAGTTTAAACTAATACTGCCAGTTAAATTAGCGGCACGTGTCCTTACGCATTTTTCGCAGAAAATTACATTTTCACACTCGAAAAAATTCACTAAGTTCTATTATCATagttaaattttcaaattcctaagttttaatttttcgacACCCCCACAtgttttaactattttaatttaaggattattatccaattaatccttttataattttttcgaATCTTACACTAGGGTTCTCTTCCTCTCTCAATCTCTTTGTGGCGCTCTCTCCCCAAAAGCTGAATGTTGTGAGTTTGAGTGTGAAGTCAGGGTAAGTCACGCTCGTATACCCCTTAAGTAGTgcgattttaaaattttcgccccTTGATCGCACCTATcaccaaaatttttaagataagTGTTCcgatttttattctaaatacttttctagttgttttaacagtgatggtttcagtggctaagagaaggggggttgaatcttagccccctttttgctTGAAACACTTGCTGACCTTCAGAGAAGACTTCTCTGTTTTTGCTCGTCACTGGACACGAGCAActttgttttgtctcgtcccttgccacgagacttttcttttttgtctcgtcacttggcacgagataattCTGGTTTTTGCTCCTGTGTATTTGAAAACAGAAATAGAgtagaaaggagaagaaaattgcacccagatatatcctggttcggctgctaagtgcagtgcagcctacatccagtctccatcacaaacatgatggaatttcactataatcaatctgattaccacttgtaaagtgctaacccaacttacaaggggattcccacagaatcatgatacacaacatagatgaacaaaggacctctaagacatctatggcttttcttttaatttttcactctctgccttttaccgctctatggctttttcatacaaacctcacttgtttgcctttttccatgagactcaagacatgacaaaattaaacagaagaattacaaaacaaagaacattgaaggagaagagaaaaactgttagctcaggtagctctgagaactctgtgccttgcactctcaaattttctccttgcttcaaaTAGTAGTTGTTCCCCTTTTTAAAGAAAAGGaaagcctccacacttgaagccaaaactgaaccaacttcttcctccttcaacaaacacagaaccggttcggccacacagagagaaaagagataaccatgcattaaccaacatgcaattacctctagtcctttcttgatcatcacccttcatcaatccgggctctccatccttggcttgctctccaagatggatttctggcccttgatgcctcatgatgataatgacttcatctgcttcaatctctgccttcaaccatcacttcgccactctagctactccctgtggtggttgagcagaatcaaagacaagccatgcttcaagaatctctTCTCTTGGCCGAATCTTCAACGTCCCttttttgagcatgaaaggctcaagattacctcaccaaatctaaccacatttggtgaaaatctcagccacagctcatttttattttagtgtgttttcttgccatcattagcttgatggtcttgatgcatgcaGCCTCTTCCTTTTCTTGGTTGAAGAACATTTCTTCCATTGTTTCCTGGACAAGGAccgaagaaagaagaggaaagagATGGGAGAGAAttaaagaatctgaagaaaagcAATGTAGAGTGGTTAAACACATTAATTTGAGaatagcttgcttttacttcccttagAGTGGCGTGCATAGTCATAATAGCCATCAAAtcaatcttctctctctttcttatgtttccaatgcattaaattaaatttgaattccatCCAAGGTGAAAAATGAAATCCGCTAGAGGTAAGCAACCAAATTCAAAGAGTTGGGTTTTTTTATCAAAGTGCCCCAATCCCATTTTTTTCTTTCGGACCAAGCATGCTCAACAAATTGGGCTTGTGACATTATTTAAATTTCTGGCCCAATAgtaacatttgctttcctgatgaaaTTTGGAACTTGCACAAAGCAATTGGAAAGCATGTAACACACTTGGGCTTAGTTCAATCAAAATTATTTGAGCCCAAGTAACATCAAATCAGCCATATTcatcatattttataaaaaaacaaagGCTGGATGTATTTTGGGCTTGCACCAGAAAATTGTTTTCGGCCCAATATTAAAcctgcacaacaaaattattttaattaacacATTAATCAAGATTAACTTAATAATTTTGCtgttaataatgtttgatcatcatcaatttagtttagagttttccaaactcatcaaacagttttatttttctcatgtgCAATTCCAAAAAGACCTAAACAtctataataaattataacacTGGTACACATTTTTTCgcaattaattaaattttggcgctcaaatttattttccaagttaaatttttaccaaaattttttcaaattaaaaattcttaaatttttaaCCCCTTTTTGCTCACATTAAATTCTCTCACAAATCAATTACATCTTCTAAAATGTGAAAagttgaaaataataattttccaaaaaataaaaacaaaaaatattttcacaaacCAATCAACTCCTAAATGTCCaattattcttaaattaatgTGATAACACatgataaaaattataaattcaagTGATTAACCTCACTTTATcacttaaataattttatttttttaaaagatttttttccCGAACAATTCTACATACCCaacaaatttatatttttaagcAACACTTGACACTAATTTACACCCATATTTATACACATTTTACACTCAAAAAGCATATAATTTACATCTATATTTACCAAAATTTTATACACATAAATCAATATAGTTCACActcatgtttttcaaaattaacacacataaattaataaaatttattcgttaaaaataatttagtgtACAATAACAAATAATGACCAAAAATACTAAAAGTTGCTCAATCCCAagaatttctttttttcttcctgTTTCTGCATTTAGAAGGATAAGGTATGCACTAACTGAGGCATACCGCATTATTTGGGTAAGGCCGAATATGCAAACATAACTGAACTCCACATACTTGTCTTCCCGATTCTCAAGCGCGAGGTTAGTGAGCAGATGAATATGAGCCAACTCGCACACTATATTTGTTTATCAGGTTctgattttttaaaagcattTTAGAAACCCGGTTTTTAATCACTTTCAGAAAAGACGATCAGTTTAAGAACCAATTTGTTTAATATCGGTCTGCTTTGGTTTGGTTATGGTTAAATACATGCAAACACGTAATGCTTTGTGGGATATAAATATGCCATCTACTttacatatacatacatatttTATACATAGTCAAGAATTATACATAGCCAAAACTTTAACTGCTGCTTCACCTAAAACAAATAAAGAACTTACAGGGACGTCAGGACCAATGCTTCCACCCTGCAACCAATTCATTTTCAggtttaaattaatattagcATCATTGCATCAATAAGATTTAGCTATGGCTAGCTAAACATTTCTAGACCTACCTGTGCAAaatgtataaggctaagtggGAAACACAGAACTCTACGGACAAATGGCTTTATGTAAGAAAATGATCAATCATGTGCTGTATGACATCTGCGCCTTCTATGTGTGAGCTTCGGTCTTTGACCTGTAAAATAGCAATTTTAAACTATGATGGACAAGTGGCAAGTTAAAGGATGTATGCCAAAGAAATATAGTCGGGTTTAAAATGAAATACTGCTATAATAATCGACAAGCATAGTGGACTGCGAAACACAAACCTGTATAACACTATGCGCAGCAAACCTCTGTCTGCTACTGTGGAAGCTAACATCTACTTTTTCCCAAGACACACGGGATAAGCCTGTTACAAGCTCCTCTGCAAGCATTCATTCCAGTTACAATCTTGTAATTTGGAGAAATGTAAAGATGCATGAAAGCACACAGGTGACACGATTTTccaaattcaaggataattatGAAACCTTGTCCCTCAAGTGGGCCTGGCAATACAACTGAATGTCTAATAAATTTGGGTTCTTCAAAAAGAATTATTCAACAGAACTAGACACTCAGATCAAGACCAAATTTTAGTGGTCCCACTTATCATAGCTCCAATAAATTTTTAAGGGATGAACACACGTTTGTGAATGTCCATTAATGTTATTTAAGAAATTTACATTTATTGAAATATTTAGGGTGTACTGAATCGTTTGCTTTCTTATTTTCACAAACCaaaaatgaatttgaaaatatgcTAGGTTAAAAACTTTAGGTAATGATTTCTGGAAATATTTTCTGAAGAGAGAGAAATATTGAAAACACATTTTGAATTTCCATTGCTTTCATTTTTAAGTCCCCGAAATTGAAATATGTTCATATCAGAAACTTCCTTTCATTTTTTTGCGTTTTGTTAGTAGCTAAGTAGCCCTCTTTTACTGGCACGACATCAGTGAAGGaacaattaaaatataatatttcaaaGCTCCAAGAGTGAGAATAGCAGCTGTTTCAGTGCCCTTTCTATACATGCTCACTTATTGCATCCAAAGCGCAAACTCTAAACTACTGAATGGTAACGTATAAAAGATAAAACAGGAAGCATATTAAATACTTCAATACTTTTTATTAGGGTAAAATATATTTGTTGTCCCTGAtgtttgtgatttttttctaaaatacctCAACGTTTAATTTCATTCAATTTTGTCCCTAACTTTTTCGATTCattgagttttattacttgcgTTTTCAATTCGTGTCAAAACTACCCTTAAAagttttcaattttgtccctaATATTTTACATGGAATTAACATCTAGGGGTAATTTTGACACAAATCGAGAATGTTAGGGACAAAATCGAATGCAACTAAACGTTAGGGGTACCCTTTGAAAAAAAATCGCAAATATCAAAgacaaaaagtatactttacccttttattactagttagtttagtgaaaattcataatattataagtatttttttattagttagttTATTgaaaattcataatattataAGTATTTAACTATATATTATTTTGCATTGTAAATATGCAATTTGTATAAATTTTAGATTAGGTtttgttttaattatatattatatcatGTGTACGTTATATAGGCATCATGTGTTACTAGATACTACTTTtgtctattttaatttttatttgtacaattttatttcattaataTTGAAATAGAcactatttaaataaattataaaaatttatattgacAAATAAAATTAggaaatataatatattatttttatttttatgaaaggaatatatattttataatttataaacacataatcttgtttttgttaatttgattttgaaattacGATTTGAACATAGATCAACAAACATATTTTCAGTGTCCtattaatttaaaacaaaatctaCTTTGACAAATGCTCACATTTCctaaacttagaaaattttaaagTAAGAATCATTTTAGGAAAGATGAAATCAGGaaatattttcaaaaccaatcagctccaatattcataaacaattatttatttcagaaGATCATTAGATGAGGCAACAAGAAAATGGATTTTCATTAAATAAGCAATGCAATATACGATTCTATTTGGAATTGAACATGGACAAAGCAAATCTGCAAATGTCAAAATTCAATAAACAAACGGATATCAGTTGATAAGATGAGAGTGGCCAAGTGTTAGAATATGCAGTATCAGCAGAACACCAATAGAGGAAGTAGTATAGAATCATAGAAGAGTAGGAGAGAGTAGAAGAGACTGGAACAGAAACACAGGAGCCGGAGGATATCAAAGGTGATACTCTCCCACTCTGATATTTCATTGAAAAACTAAGTACTGAAAAGGAAGGAAACGAGGTAGCATTCAAGAGGCTACCaccctctcctttcttttcccTCCTGATTCTTCAACCCCgccctttctctttttttttttttttttttttttctatttcttctgTACACTCTCAATCCTGTCTCCTATAGCAGAATTCATCCTTACTCGTGCCCTCCCCAATAACTTTTCCAGATGTCCTATTTGTTACCTCAGATGGTCCCATTCTATTGTAAATAAAAGGCAAAGGAGCTATTTTACCACTTTCTTCTCTAACTAACTAAACTGCTTCTTTCCCTTAATTCTTGTTTGCTTTATTTGGGTACTTAACACCTAGCAATGCATGCAAGGCAATTCGTATTCGAACATACAAACCAACTACAACAGGTATGGAAAACACTACTATCTATTGTGAAACAAACAGAGGATACACACCTTCTATCTTGTCAGAGCCATTATCTTCTGCCGACTCATACTGGTTAGCATCTAAAGCTTTGCAGTGCTCTTCATACACAACATGTGGATATTTTTCATTCAGTGATTCCTCCCACTGCAAATAAATATTTGAGTCACTGCATAGAAGCAGAGGATCTGTTGAGCCAGATAGCAATACAAAAGGCATGCCAGGAAGTACCTTTGGGAGTTCACTATCACGTCTAATGGATGATGTTCTCCAGCCAACAATATCTAAAACCTTTATAAGGGAAAACAAAATATAAAGGTtcttttgtgtgtgtgtgtgtgtgtgtgtgagagagagagagagagagagagagagagagcaatTATAAAGGATACGATCATAGCCCACATTTGAATAAACAACCCGGCGTTTGAAAGCACGCAATGCAGACCTgcataaagtaaaaaaaatcatCCGACAGGTACGATGATAGATCAAAGGAAACTGATACAAGGTTGCAACAAACATACATGAAATAACATCCATCACAATCTTCAACCATGCGTTTAAGCAATGGAGGTTTTCCTCCATCATCATCTACTAGGAAAAGATGCTGACCTGTCCTCCTAAAAATCCAATGAATAACACAACTTGCAAGTTTCTCAAAGGCAATTACGCCAAAAAGAAATGGAACCTGAAATTTAAAATCCAATTAACATATTTATATCCCAAAACGATGCAATTACTCTATATTCATCAATAACTTTATGGACGTTCTCAATGTTGAGTTCTTAATTGAAATTTCAAGATGGAAACTTTTGATGAAGCTGAACATATATGCAGCACTCTAGAAGAACACATTCATAACAATCTATCAAGTGAAGTACATAAATAAAGTCCATTTTGTCCACTTCTAAGTGTCCCTTAAGATTCCTTTTTGATTTGATACCCATGGACTGAACAAAAATATGCTCTATGACAAGACGCCGTATGGCATCCATTGATTCATGCAGTCAACTCCATATATTGGAAAAATGCTTTGTTTATGTTGACATTTTAACGAACCATCAATTTCCCTAtttttttagaaagaaaaaggaaaaagaaattacCCTTTCCCATTCAGGCAATAAGAGAAGAAACATGAGATGGTATATGGataaaaaatgagtaaataaaaagaaataaggTAATATACTCCAAAGAGATTTTTTTGGATACTCTCcccaaaatatcaaaatatgGTTCTAGGCCATATGGTTTGATGGCATCTCAATCTTTCTACAAAAACATTAATGAGATTAGAAAGTGGATTCAGATAGTGATTCAAAATGGAGTGGGAAGGAAGATAAACCATTTTATATTCTAGACAAGTATAATTCCAGTAAATGCATCAAGTTCCTTTTCACCCACTTTACACTAACATTTTTCAGTTGTTGGATGATGACAGAGAATTTGAGAAATTGGCAGACAATAAATCAATCATCCAAGCTATCTGGTTCAATAACCAAATCCAGAAGATAATTAAACTGAGAGAATGTAAATTAGAGGGAAGACATGACCTTGTTCTTAGGAAAAGTTATATAGGAATTTGTTATGTACTTAAAAGGAAATCGAAAATCACAACCTAAAAGTTAGCCATTAATGGGGAAGAACCGCTCCTTAAATACACATCAAGCATTCCATACTATTCCATGTGGGACTATGGGCACCGCATTATTACCATGTCCCTAATAGTACACCGCCCTTGCAAAGCCAACATCCTCAGTGACTTTCCTCTATCGACACTAATCCAGCGGTAACAACTCAGCTATCGGCTATCAATATCTGGTATTGACCTTTATCCAGCCTATAGATATTTTCATGGTACCAACAACTTAGGCTCTAATACCATTGTTAAGTAACTAAGGAAAACAAACAATTGAAGGGAACAAACCACTCTCATTAGATACAACATCAAACATCCCATTAATCTCATACTACTCAACCAGGGACTTTGGCCATGAGGGCATCCCATAATACCCAAGCTCCCAAATGAACCATTACACTAGCACTCTTTTTAGTATCTAAGAAAAATTATACTAGGTGTGCTAACATATAAACAAAGAAGTTGCTGCTAGCCAACTACAGCCTCAAAATAAGCAAAGAATTCCGATTATATTTGCACTCGACATAAATATACCACATGTAAAGTCTCA includes:
- the LOC130961611 gene encoding putative lipase ROG1 produces the protein MEKNEVCTSESVDGSRDVWSSRSSDSSSADHLVVMVNGILGSATDWKFAAEQFVQELPEEVFVHCSERNVSKLTLDGVDVMGERLAEEVREVVRRKPNMRKISFVAHSVGGLVARYAIGKLYRPPEREDNGDKQRKEDSAGKLCGLEAINFITVATPHLGSRGNKQVPFLFGVIAFEKLASCVIHWIFRRTGQHLFLVDDDGGKPPLLKRMVEDCDGCYFMSALRAFKRRVVYSNVGYDHIVGWRTSSIRRDSELPKWEESLNEKYPHVVYEEHCKALDANQYESAEDNGSDKIEEELVTGLSRVSWEKVDVSFHSSRQRFAAHSVIQVKDRSSHIEGADVIQHMIDHFLT